The following proteins come from a genomic window of Halomicroarcula saliterrae:
- a CDS encoding potassium channel family protein: MKFVIVGYGRVGTRTAHILQSEGHEVVIVERARGKVDRATEAGFRVVHGDGSEESTLLEADIDEADAIGALTGDLNTNFTACMIAKEHGCRTVLRIDADYREEIYEKYAADVDDIIYPERLGAAGAKTALLGGDFNVLADLTEQLSIASVDVPEGSSAIGKRVVEVSLPGDAHIYAHGRAHESMTIPLPQTTIEAGDSLAVMTTHDGLDEVRSALRSEA, translated from the coding sequence ATGAAGTTCGTCATCGTCGGCTACGGCCGTGTCGGGACCCGGACAGCCCACATCCTCCAGAGCGAAGGCCACGAGGTCGTCATCGTCGAGCGCGCGAGGGGGAAGGTCGACCGCGCGACTGAGGCCGGGTTCCGGGTCGTCCACGGTGACGGGAGCGAGGAGTCCACGTTACTGGAGGCGGACATCGACGAGGCGGACGCCATCGGTGCGCTCACGGGCGACCTGAACACCAACTTCACCGCCTGCATGATAGCCAAGGAACACGGCTGTCGCACCGTCTTGCGCATCGACGCCGACTACCGCGAGGAGATATACGAGAAGTACGCCGCCGACGTCGACGACATCATCTACCCCGAGCGGCTGGGCGCTGCCGGCGCCAAGACCGCGCTGCTGGGCGGTGACTTCAACGTGCTCGCCGACCTGACCGAACAGCTCTCCATCGCCTCGGTCGACGTGCCCGAGGGCTCCTCGGCTATCGGCAAGCGCGTCGTCGAGGTGTCACTACCCGGCGACGCACATATCTACGCCCACGGCCGGGCCCACGAGTCGATGACGATTCCGCTGCCACAGACGACCATCGAGGCCGGGGACAGCCTCGCCGTGATGACGACACACGACGGGCTCGACGAGGTCCGCTCGGCGCTGCGTAGCGAGGCCTGA
- a CDS encoding DUF7282 domain-containing protein: MTRNKTLVAIAAVVAVAALTAQAGAVSGPVAQQETPTNETPTPDGETPTDETPTDETPTPDDGVGTPTDNETTETPSVTFDDQETDGQTVTVSEVTLTEPGYVVIHDESLASEQTVGSVVGASEYLPAGTYSDVTITLFDVPGANYDAQDSLIENATDNETTTEAPTETPTETPAETGNETPTETPAEMGNETPTETPAEMGNETNETQLQLATGQELTAMLHLENSGNQTLDYVETSGLLDDPVLVNDTPVTDTANVTVVNETTANETTANETETPTETETPTETETPTETETPTETEAGTETPTGTP, encoded by the coding sequence ATGACACGGAACAAAACACTCGTCGCCATCGCTGCCGTGGTCGCAGTCGCGGCCCTCACAGCACAGGCCGGTGCCGTATCCGGTCCGGTAGCACAGCAGGAGACACCGACCAACGAGACGCCGACCCCCGACGGCGAGACGCCAACTGACGAGACGCCGACCGATGAGACGCCGACGCCGGACGACGGCGTCGGAACGCCGACGGACAACGAAACGACCGAGACACCGTCGGTGACGTTCGACGACCAGGAGACCGACGGCCAGACGGTGACGGTCTCCGAGGTGACGCTGACCGAACCCGGCTACGTCGTCATCCACGACGAGAGCCTCGCCAGCGAACAGACTGTCGGCAGCGTCGTCGGCGCTTCTGAGTATCTACCCGCCGGGACGTACAGCGACGTGACCATCACGCTGTTCGACGTGCCCGGAGCCAACTACGACGCCCAGGACTCCCTGATAGAGAACGCGACGGACAACGAGACGACGACTGAAGCGCCGACCGAGACGCCGACTGAAACGCCCGCCGAGACGGGCAACGAGACGCCGACTGAAACGCCCGCCGAGATGGGCAACGAGACGCCGACTGAAACGCCCGCCGAGATGGGCAACGAGACGAACGAGACGCAACTGCAACTGGCGACGGGACAGGAGCTCACCGCGATGCTCCACCTCGAGAACTCCGGGAACCAGACGCTCGACTACGTCGAGACCTCGGGGCTGCTCGACGACCCGGTGCTGGTCAACGACACCCCGGTCACGGACACCGCGAACGTGACTGTCGTCAACGAGACGACTGCGAACGAAACGACTGCGAACGAGACCGAAACCCCGACTGAGACCGAAACCCCGACTGAGACTGAAACCCCGACTGAGACCGAAACTCCGACCGAAACCGAGGCCGGAACGGAGACGCCCACTGGAACTCCGTGA
- the rnz gene encoding ribonuclease Z yields the protein MRVTFLGTSGAIPTTQRNTSSVFCNRDGDYLLFDCGEGTQRQMMRYGTGFAIDHLFVTHLHGDHVLGIPGLLQTFDFNDREAPVAIHTPAGTRGNVKQLIEANGTTPSYPVRINEVSAGDTVLDRSEYEVRAIATEHRCTSVGYVVAEDDRKGEFDREKAEEELGIPPGPKYSKLHRGEAIEHDGRTVEPEEVVGPPRPGRTVVYTGDTLPTESVVAASEGADLLVHDATFAQDRADRAAATAHSTAAEAADVARRAGVRTLALTHLSTRYAGQADTLGAEAREVFDGEVVVAEDGMERHVQFPD from the coding sequence ATGCGAGTGACGTTCCTCGGGACGAGTGGGGCCATCCCGACGACCCAGCGCAACACAAGCAGTGTCTTTTGCAACCGGGACGGCGACTATCTCCTCTTTGACTGTGGCGAAGGCACCCAGCGCCAGATGATGCGCTACGGGACCGGCTTCGCCATCGACCACCTGTTCGTGACCCACCTCCACGGCGACCACGTGCTGGGGATTCCGGGCCTGCTACAGACCTTCGATTTCAACGACCGCGAGGCGCCGGTGGCGATTCACACGCCCGCGGGCACCCGCGGCAACGTCAAGCAACTCATCGAGGCCAACGGCACCACGCCGTCCTATCCGGTCCGCATCAACGAGGTGTCGGCGGGCGACACCGTGCTGGACCGGTCGGAGTACGAGGTCCGGGCGATAGCCACCGAGCACCGCTGTACGTCGGTCGGCTACGTCGTCGCCGAGGACGACCGCAAGGGCGAGTTCGACCGCGAGAAAGCCGAGGAAGAGCTTGGCATCCCGCCGGGGCCGAAATACTCGAAGCTCCACCGCGGCGAGGCGATAGAACACGACGGCCGCACCGTCGAGCCCGAGGAAGTGGTCGGGCCGCCCCGGCCCGGACGCACCGTGGTCTACACCGGCGACACCCTGCCGACCGAGAGCGTCGTCGCGGCGAGCGAGGGAGCGGACCTGCTGGTCCACGACGCGACCTTCGCCCAGGACCGGGCGGACCGCGCGGCGGCGACGGCTCACTCCACCGCGGCGGAAGCCGCCGACGTGGCTCGCCGCGCCGGTGTCCGAACGCTCGCCCTGACACACCTCTCGACGCGCTACGCCGGTCAGGCCGACACGCTCGGCGCCGAGGCCCGCGAGGTCTTCGACGGCGAGGTCGTCGTCGCCGAGGACGGGATGGAGCGCCACGTCCAGTTCCCCGACTAG